A region of Candidatus Megaera polyxenophila DNA encodes the following proteins:
- a CDS encoding aspartate--tRNA(Asp/Asn) ligase → MNIKIIKSMHKYRTHNCSELNKLSVGQTVKLSGWVHRRRDHGNLLFIDIRDHYGITQLVFTDQDLSLKDRASYLRYESVITVEGKVVSRDQDNINTTINTGEIEIVVTSYILESEADMLPLNVNSEQEAPEDIRLKYRFLDLRREKLHTNIILRSKIIAEIRKHMISQKFTEFQTPILTASSPEGARDFLVPSRMHPGKFYALPQAPQQFKQMLMMSGFDRYFQIAPCFRDEDARADRSPGEFYQLDIEMSFVTQDDVFNTVEPLMFEIFSKFSNKKVSNPPFVRIPYTESMLKYGNDKPDLRNPIEIIDVTDIFAASTFTVFKDNIEKGFVVRAIPGPKLLSKSRKYFDDLTKFAINEGANGLGYITFGYEGEVKGPIAKFLNESQLQNLKTAAKLTNGDAIFFVCSKELEAAKIAGKIRTKLGVDLELIDYNRFEFCWITDFPFYELNEDTKKIDFNHNPFSMPQGGIEILEKAQTQEELLQIKAFQYDIVCNGIELSSGAIRNHKPELMYKAFEIAGYSKQEVDNRFGGMIRAFKYGAPPHGGIAPGIDRMVMLIADTANIREIIAFPMNQQAEDLLMGAPNYAEEKQLRELNIMLSPSLRNKLIKQ, encoded by the coding sequence ATGAATATTAAAATTATTAAGTCTATGCATAAATACAGAACTCATAATTGTAGTGAACTTAACAAATTATCCGTTGGTCAAACCGTAAAGTTATCTGGGTGGGTTCACAGACGCAGAGACCATGGTAATTTGTTATTCATAGATATTAGAGATCATTATGGAATAACGCAATTAGTTTTTACTGACCAAGACTTGTCGTTAAAAGATAGAGCAAGTTATTTGCGCTATGAAAGCGTTATTACAGTAGAGGGCAAAGTAGTTAGTCGGGATCAAGATAATATAAATACAACAATCAATACAGGTGAAATTGAAATAGTAGTTACGAGTTACATTCTAGAATCAGAAGCAGATATGTTACCTCTTAATGTAAATTCTGAGCAAGAAGCGCCTGAAGATATCAGGCTTAAATATAGATTTCTAGATTTAAGACGGGAAAAACTGCACACCAACATAATACTTCGATCTAAAATAATTGCTGAAATCCGAAAACATATGATTTCTCAAAAATTTACAGAATTTCAAACGCCGATTCTTACAGCCAGCTCTCCGGAAGGCGCTCGCGATTTCTTAGTCCCAAGTAGGATGCATCCTGGTAAATTTTATGCCCTTCCGCAAGCCCCTCAGCAGTTTAAACAAATGTTAATGATGTCAGGTTTTGATAGGTACTTTCAAATAGCGCCGTGTTTTCGTGATGAGGATGCAAGGGCTGATAGATCGCCGGGTGAATTTTATCAGCTTGATATTGAAATGTCATTTGTTACGCAAGATGATGTGTTTAATACGGTTGAACCATTAATGTTTGAAATTTTTAGTAAATTTAGTAATAAAAAAGTTTCCAACCCTCCCTTTGTCAGAATCCCATATACTGAATCTATGCTTAAGTATGGTAATGATAAACCGGATTTACGTAATCCAATTGAGATCATTGATGTAACGGATATTTTTGCTGCTTCTACATTTACAGTTTTTAAAGATAATATCGAGAAAGGGTTTGTAGTGCGGGCAATTCCTGGGCCTAAATTGCTCAGCAAATCACGTAAATATTTTGATGATTTGACCAAATTCGCTATTAACGAGGGGGCAAACGGCCTTGGTTACATAACTTTTGGTTATGAGGGAGAAGTAAAAGGCCCAATAGCAAAATTCTTAAATGAAAGCCAGCTGCAAAATTTAAAAACTGCTGCTAAATTAACAAATGGTGATGCAATATTTTTTGTTTGTTCTAAGGAGCTGGAAGCTGCCAAGATAGCCGGTAAAATTAGAACAAAACTGGGAGTCGATCTTGAACTAATAGATTACAATCGTTTTGAATTCTGCTGGATTACTGATTTTCCATTTTATGAGCTTAATGAAGACACTAAAAAAATTGATTTTAACCATAATCCATTTTCTATGCCGCAAGGGGGAATCGAAATTTTAGAAAAAGCACAAACTCAAGAAGAATTGCTACAGATTAAAGCTTTCCAGTATGATATAGTTTGTAATGGCATTGAACTTTCAAGTGGGGCAATTAGAAATCATAAACCTGAGCTGATGTATAAAGCTTTTGAAATCGCCGGTTATTCTAAACAGGAAGTAGATAATAGATTCGGCGGAATGATAAGAGCATTTAAATATGGAGCCCCCCCTCACGGAGGCATTGCACCAGGAATAGATAGAATGGTTATGCTAATAGCCGACACTGCAAATATTCGTGAGATTATAGCTTTTCCGATGAACCAACAAGCGGAAGATTTACTTATGGGTGCTCCAAATTATGCCGAAGAAAAGCAACTGCGGGAACTCAATATTATGTTATCACCTTCCCTTAGGAACAAGCTAATAAAACAATAA